Proteins found in one Deinococcus sp. YIM 134068 genomic segment:
- a CDS encoding DUF3969 family protein — protein sequence MTPPSRHSLVFSCQNGDNLERVLPIASLGVVQSLKSGLISTQQAEALLFNPFRNNQLAAHGVSLELLTLLERSFFLDDTRRLGPASFQASVIDVEKRIVQALERLSPLPFAASMHVEPK from the coding sequence ATGACACCACCTTCCCGCCACTCTCTAGTGTTTTCCTGTCAGAATGGTGATAATTTAGAGCGAGTCCTACCAATCGCCTCTCTTGGAGTCGTGCAGAGTCTAAAAAGCGGCCTCATCTCCACTCAGCAGGCGGAGGCTCTGTTGTTTAATCCATTCCGCAACAATCAATTGGCAGCACACGGCGTCTCGCTCGAATTGTTGACCTTGCTTGAGCGGAGCTTCTTTCTCGATGATACTCGGCGTTTGGGTCCAGCAAGTTTTCAGGCGAGTGTGATAGATGTTGAAAAACGCATCGTACAAGCCCTTGAACGGCTGTCGCCCTTGCCTTTCGCTGCGAGCATGCATGTAGAGCCGAAATAG
- a CDS encoding DUF4127 family protein, whose amino-acid sequence MRRALLLSAALFAVQAGAQTLVPLDSRPATRVLPALIAGVRGGTPHVPAADLLGNAERGADPAALGAWLAAQPTDGPLVVALDAFAYGGLVQSRTSPLTAQEALARLNPVRAWGGRTGQPIFAFITLPREPDATNRERNLAVVREMVEWARSGVFRELHVTWDDALPGSPSPAEGAALAQTASENVRVYPGADEVLAMLAARALAPAEKTVRVEYSDPAKAAQVIRYEGIPLTASAENHARGSGFRVVGEGAADLTLFVYNGGDARQAAVRVSALLRRGPVAVADVAQVNLGNTRLWTDLATLRQHANLRSLAAWGTPGNNLGTALAHARMTLEGADPLRQDALLAREYANDVIYSAEVRAALRKAIPEAELSTPAGQARLLDLARGYFPLRLGLTYTLDDATLPWGRSFEWDFELEGR is encoded by the coding sequence ATGCGCCGCGCCCTCCTCCTCTCCGCCGCCCTGTTCGCCGTCCAGGCCGGGGCACAGACGCTCGTGCCGCTCGACTCGCGCCCGGCGACGCGGGTGCTGCCCGCCCTGATCGCGGGGGTGCGCGGGGGAACGCCGCATGTGCCCGCCGCCGACCTCCTCGGCAATGCGGAGCGCGGGGCGGACCCGGCGGCCCTGGGGGCGTGGCTCGCCGCGCAGCCGACGGACGGGCCGCTCGTGGTTGCGCTGGACGCCTTCGCCTACGGCGGTCTGGTCCAGTCGCGCACGAGTCCGCTCACGGCGCAGGAGGCATTGGCCCGGCTGAACCCCGTGCGGGCGTGGGGGGGGCGGACGGGGCAGCCCATCTTCGCCTTCATCACCCTGCCGCGCGAGCCGGACGCGACGAATCGGGAACGCAACCTCGCCGTCGTGCGTGAGATGGTGGAGTGGGCACGCTCGGGCGTGTTCAGGGAGCTGCATGTGACGTGGGACGACGCCCTCCCCGGCAGCCCCTCCCCCGCCGAGGGCGCGGCGCTGGCGCAGACTGCCTCCGAGAACGTGCGCGTCTACCCCGGCGCGGACGAGGTGCTGGCGATGCTCGCCGCCCGTGCCCTCGCGCCCGCCGAGAAGACCGTGCGCGTGGAGTACAGCGACCCGGCGAAGGCCGCGCAGGTCATCCGCTACGAGGGCATTCCCCTCACCGCGAGCGCCGAGAACCACGCACGGGGAAGCGGCTTCCGGGTGGTGGGGGAGGGCGCGGCGGACCTGACCCTCTTCGTCTACAACGGCGGGGACGCGAGGCAGGCCGCCGTGCGTGTGAGCGCCCTCCTGCGGCGCGGCCCGGTTGCCGTGGCGGACGTGGCGCAGGTCAACCTCGGCAATACCCGCCTGTGGACCGACCTCGCCACCCTGCGGCAGCACGCGAACCTGCGCTCGCTCGCCGCTTGGGGCACGCCGGGCAACAACCTCGGCACGGCCCTGGCCCACGCCCGGATGACGTTGGAGGGGGCCGACCCGCTGCGGCAGGACGCCCTCCTCGCCCGCGAGTACGCCAACGACGTGATCTACAGCGCCGAGGTGCGCGCGGCCCTTCGCAAGGCCATCCCCGAGGCCGAGCTGAGCACGCCCGCCGGGCAGGCGCGGCTGCTGGACCTCGCGCGGGGCTATTTCCCGCTCCGCCTCGGTCTGACGTATACCCTCGACGACGCGACGTTGCCGTGGGGCCGCTCCTTCGAGTGGGACTTCGAGCTGGAGGGGCGGTGA